AATTACTTCTGTCAAGATGCATAAGTTTTCCCAATAAAGAGTGAAGGTCCGTAGTTGATGACTTTATATCTGTTTGTGTCTAATTAGGGTTATATGTATCTGAATGAGCATTTAGAGAGTGGtgcacaaaataaaaattaaacagGTCAGCTCTTATTGAACTACCCAGTAAAATCATATGCAATCGCTGATTGATTAATAATgatggtgttggtggtggtgcgATGATGATGGATCTGGAGGTAACTTTGGGTTTGATGCTGGTAGGGCTTTTGAGGTGGTTGTACTAGGGAAGGGGTGGAAGCGATGGAATAGATAGGAGCAGAGGGTAGAGAATCAAAGGTGGCTAAGAGGCTGGTGGTAGTGGTTGACGGTGTGGCTAGTGAGAGAGGAAACGGAGGCAGGCCATGGCAGAGGTAAATGGCGAAGTACGTGTAaccttttttttgggtgtgtaggtgtgggtgtgggtggaGATTGTTGTGATCACCAATCAGCTTACGTGTCTTTAAGAATTAGGTGGCCGTAAAGTCTGTTTACCACAACAACCATGAATAAGTCAATCCTATAAAGCAGAATAGTGGAATAACATGAACAAACCTACTCAATCttctcaaaaggaaaagaaatctTATAATGAAATGCTGCAACTTTTATACAATTAGCATTAACATCACCATACAACTTGCAAACACTTTGAAAATACATTACCTCGTCGAGCATACAAGGGGACCAAATGAAGTAGGAGAGATATAAAGAGAATACAAATTATAACGCGCCAAAAGAGGAAATGGTACTAACCGCTTCTTTCTtgctattttgtttttcttctagGCCTTGTAGGGTTGCATCCAAACGCTTCCTATCATAAAGCAAACACACTGTGTTCACAACTTCACATCACGAGTACTGAGTACCAAGCACCGAGAACAATAAGAAAGGAAGATGGAGAAGACAAACTGAAATAAAGAGGAGTAGAAGGATAATCCCAAAAAGGATATATCATTTGTGGCTTATGATAAATTGATAATAGTGCTTAAGAATTGGTAAAAGGAATGAAATCATCGACAACGCCAGGAAACATGCCCTGTGGGGAAAAAGCAAATGCCCTTAAATATACAATCTGCTGACATTAACCATAGCCCTACCCAAGATGTATGGCCATTAATTCCTCCCACGCAACCTGAGAACTTTCACTGAATCTCAGTACAACAATAGGAAGGCAAAGAATCCTAGAGCATGCATGGAATGAGGTGTTGCACACAATGCATCCCCAAAACTGGCGACAAATCTCTCCAGATCATTTCTCCGTGTATCTGTAAGTTTTTACTTGGACTTGGCAGAAACATCTATGTGAGTATTGATGGATGGAGGATCACATATAGCAGACAATTATGAGATCTGTACTGAGGCTATGCAATATAGCAAGTAAACAATATATCAGACATAATCATGATTCATGAGAAtgaaaagagtttttttttttttttcaactggGAGGATatcaagaaaaggaaaagaagatagACCATCCACGGAATGTAAATAAGAGACAGAACAATCCTGGAAAAAGACACAAACACAAAAAGAGCATTTATGAACATTCAAAGCATTAAACCAATTATCAATCAGTAGAGCAACAGTTACAAATTACTTCTATATTCATTCACTACAACTTTGTCCCTGTAGTTCTCCTTCGATCCATTGCACATTCAGCTCCTTTCCTCACTTAACTGTTGTATCATTGTACCACAAATTTCATGGTAAAATCTTATTCAACATTACTACAATACTACCAAACACAAGTCAATTTACCTTTCGTTTCAGTTCCAGTATTCCTATTATATTAAGATAAGGAAAGATGATACTGTATCCATAATAATTCCATTAGCTTATGAGTAAGAGCATGCCTCACTAATAAAATTTTACAGGCAAATGAGCCAATTGCATTTTCTCTCAGAGACAGGCCAGGAAAAATCCTCCCTCAATCAATACAGCATAATGAACTAAAGTTAGCATAATTTGCAATGCCACAATCGCACATCAAGATAGGGAACTAATGATAAAATGGAAACCAAAGACGCTAATTGAAACAACAAATTAAACAGAGATAGAGAAACTTACAATTCAGCAGACATATAATCAATCCGCTTGCGGACGTTGGCATTTGCTTCCGCTAAGTCCTGCTTGACAAGTACTGGTCCTATCAATTTGTACACATTGGCGTCTTCGTTTAACAAATCCAGCTCCTTCAATCACAAACCCACCATCCATTACTCACTAAACCACAAAACATAACAATGCTCACTGTCCTAGTTTATAGTCATAATAGTGCATACAGACATATATCCATACATATGTATTAACAACAGAGAGATACCTTCAGAACGAGCTCGTTCTCGCCAAGTTGGATGGTGTACTTCTTTCTGACTTGGTGGTTCTTTGCGATGTCTGAACACATAAATACATGCAATTTCTTTAATCAAAATGCTAACCAGCAGGAGGGTAACTTTGTTCAAGTTGAGGGTAGTAACTTCACCCACTTTGGTGAGGTACGTAGCTGTtcattttgaaagaattgattCACTAGGAGACCGTGCAATAATCCTTCTCAATCAGTTATCACTTATCGGTAAGTACTTcatcaaaaaaaatctaattgtGCTCAATCTAGTGTTAAGCCAAGAATTGGATTCATCATCCAGTACCGATTGagcttaatttcaaaatttgtgcaTAGCCTTCTAACAATTCAATTCTCAGAATGAATGGTTCTTATCATCAAAGTGGAACCAGCAATGTACCTCACCGAAAGGGCAGTGGGTGTAAAAAGTTGTTTAAGCAACATGCAAACAATGCATAGAAATACCGAAGACATCAAAGTGTGTTAAAATTAGTGAAAAAATGAATCCAGGTCTAATTTCTTCTTAGCATTACATAAACCTTAACCACCGCCACAAGTCAAAAGCGCTTGATAGCATGACCTGCACCAGAGATATATTCAAAAGTTTGGATATGCAAAAAGCCCAAGGCTTTGGCCGGACCGCCCGGTCGTTATGATTAAGGCATGGGACTTAGACAGAAGTGTTTCTTCCTATGTATAATAAGTCAGGTTCGAAACCAGTTATTCAAAAACCTGTGCTACCAACTGGGTCAGTCTATGCCGGCTCTATCGGCGCGCTTGTTGGTGGACAACAGGATTGGTCCGTGCAAAAGAATTAGTCCATGTACACGCAAACTAATCCCACATCTAAGTCatataataaaaaaactacGCATAAGCAAGGATTAGGTttaaattggagagagagagagagagagagagagagagagagagagagagagagagagttgcctTTCTGGAGTTTGCTGAGTTCGGTGGCTTTGGCCTCCAGTTCTCGCTGTAGCTCTCGTTGCATAGCACTCGACGAACCCATTTTCCGGTCGATCGATTTCGATCGAGAGAGACGACAACGGAGTGATAATCCTTCGTCGGACTGAATTTATAAATAAACATCTTTGCTATAGTGGGTTTGATACTGTGTGGCCTAATCtattttaacaaaaacaaattcaatttGATCGTCTCCGATTATGTATCTTTCGGAATTCGATTCAAATAATCTTTAACATTGTTTATCGTCTTCTGAAGCTCTACAACTTGAACGATTTGGATCGTGGAGATCAATCGAAAAGAGATCACAATTTGACAAACTCACGTTGCAGATCCAAATCACTTGCGGCGACGTCGTTCTCTTAACAACTCCTCTACGTCTTTGACACAATGGATTTGATCGAGtgtaaccaaatctattttcacaaaaaaaatttacacataTCGTCTCCGATCATGCATCCATGAGTATccgattcaaaatatatttcacATGGTTTATCTTATTTATAATATCTGTAACATGAAGGTTTTAGATCATGGTGATAAACTGAAACGGCCTCACAATTTCACAAATTCATGTTTTCAAGGGACTTCTCAGGTTGGAGGTGCGAAGTCTGAGCAAGTAAGGACGACGTCGTTTTTAGATAACTCCCGTGTTCAACATGCGATCTTTAAATGGAACCAGCCGTTTAGCCTCGCGTCTGTCATATGCGGGTTTTGTATTGAATGCCAGTACGTGCAGCTAACACCAGTCATCGTCCCCGTTTCCCCCAAGATCTGTCtctctcccgctctcgctctgggtgagtatatatatattgtatttCAATGAATCTTCGTTCACAAACGGGCATCAATCCTTTACAACTTATTCTGGCCTCACATTTTCAGGTTtgcaaaaattcaatttttgttcgaaTAGTGTAAGTTTCAAATGAGTCTATCGACTTCATCATCTCATGTTACCCAAATTGATACAGGTCTATCTTCTTTTTCGATACTTGGATCTTTGGTTGTAATCGGTTCTCTCACAACAGAGAGCTCGACAGGGACATGAacatagttgttaaaaacctaCGAATTCTACAATTTGTGTCGTCTACTTCAAAAACTAAAAGTATCTATCCTTTTGTGCAGGATTTGTGCAAAAATCCTGCGATACGATAAGGTATCCTACAACGTCGATGTGTATGTTAGgaaaaagcttttaaaattaACCTCTTTAAAATGGTTTATTAGCTGAATTAACTGTAAAATAAGGAAAATCGGTTGAACATATTTGTAACTCCCATTAATTTAatcttttatgaaaaaaatatgatctcGAGAGTGATATGAGTGGAATTTCAATCAACCCAGTGCTAAAGGAGACATATCTTCTCTAAGAAGAGCGCTACATGCATGCATCGATCAATGATGTTTCTCTATATCCCTATTTCTCAAACTATTGCAAGTAAGCTGGACTATGTGCAAAACCATGGTTCTGTTCTGCTACATGGACTTTTTGACGAGTTTGCATTCACAGGTAGTTCTAATACTATACCCAAAGCACAAAGAGGATATCTttgattgttttcattttttatcttCGAAATAGCAAATACAGGATGTTGTGTGATGGGCTACAGGGTCACCAATTTGATGGCCTCGGGGGAGAGTACAGTGTTATGGGAGATTTGAAGTGAAGATCAAGATCGGGCTTTGTTTTTTATTCACGGTATTTAGATTGATAATCTCTGTAACTTTTATACGAGAGAGATAATGTCTCTTGGCTGAATATGGCTAGATGGAAACGAGAAACTTTTCAACACAGTTGATAGGGATGGAACATGGCTAATGGCCATGCCATAACACGTGATCCGCTGCTTGTGCTCGTAAGTCTTCGACCTTCTGCTTAAAGTTCCCTTTTCCAGGGAACCATTTTACTCAGAGGAGCAAATATGTCAAGTGAATTACCAGGTATATATGCCATTTCCATCCTGTAATCTACATAaatccaattttgattttgtccAGGAAAAAAgccatattttttttcaaaaaaaagagaaaaaggtcTCTCTTTGTGCAGCCTCTTCTTTGAATTGTGGCTATAATGCTAAAACATCAAAGTACTAGGTATAGGGATCTTAAAGGTTGAGTGCCACGTTGTTTACTTCTCTGCACTAAAACAGGTGAATGAGGGAAGTGCAAGTGCAAGTGAGATTTTGGCTGGAGCTCTACAAGACAATGGCTGAGCTATCCTTGTTGGGCACAAAACctttgggaaaggaaaaaattcaGGTACTAGTTACTACTAACCTCTTCCAAAAAAGTTTGTACCCTGTACATAAGGCTCTTCCTGCTTGCACACAGTTTGAAGAACTAGGCAGGCAGTTTTACTTCCGCTTCTTTCATTTTAGTTTTGGAGAAGCTAATAATCTTGACTTAAGCCATGccaacaccacttccctagAGGAAAAGGAGTGATGAGACACGGCTTACGATGTGACTTGAAGATAGCATTGGCCATCGCAACACAGCTGATGGGTGGATCGTTGACACTTTGAAGAACGACAAATCTCCCTTAGCTTATGTTGTCAAGAATGCATTTTCTAAGAAACTTTCTATGGGGTGATTCTGCTGACAAAAAGAGATTGCACAAGGTAAAATGGGGTTCCATCACAAGAGGCAAAAAATATGGGGGTTTGGGTATCAAGAAACTAGTGGAGCACAATTGTGCTTTGCTTgcaaagtggtggtggagatatAATGAGGACAATTCCCTATGGTGAAAGGTTCTTAAAAGCAAATATAGGTATGGGGAAGACAGTTGGCTACCTGCATTACCTTCAACTAGAAAACCATCCAGAATTTGGCATGATGTACTATCAGTTGGTAACATATTATTAATGACGGACTATGCATAAAAGCGTGGGCTGGAAATGTTGCTAAATTCTGGACTGATATATGGTCAGGTGAACAATCCCTGAGAGAGAGGAATTTCCTAGACTCTACCTGTTATCAACTCAAAAGAACGCCTTGATCTGTCAAGTGACTAATTCCAACAGCTCACGGGGATTGGAATTTGCAGTTTAGAAtgtctctctttgttttggGAAACTGAACAGCCAGAACTCTTGCTGCAAAAGATACAGAATTTCAGAATAGATGATTCAAGGGGTGATGTTCTACAGTGGAGATGGAACCAGGACACAACCTTCTCAGTTAAGTCTGCATATAGTGCTTGGGAATCCAGGTCCTACACTGAAAATCCCTGTCTTCTGTCATTATGGCAGAACCTTTGTCCTTTAAAAGTGGAGGCATACGTATGCAGGTAATCCAGGGTAGAATTGCAACAAGATCTGAACTTTTGAGGAGGAATATTATTCTGGACTTAAACCAAGCTGTGTGCCCTCTTTGTTCCAACGATACAAGAACTCCTGATCACCTACGACTTGCCCCCTCTCTTGGCAGGTATGGTCGAATTTTATGCATTGGTGGAATATTCTTTGGATTAGCGCTGCATCCATCTCCCATCTTGCTGAGAGTTGTTTCAATAATGGATTCAAAAATCTAGAGAAACACATCTGGAATATCAGTTTCTATGCTATCTTGTGGTCATTATCCTTGGCAAGGAATGAGATAGTGTTCAATAACAAGGTTATAGAAGCATGTGAAGTTTATGGATCTGGTGAAGACCAGGACAGCTGTTTGGATCAAGAGCAAGTTCAATATCAAGGATTATTCTGTAGAGGACTTCAAGAGATGTTTGGAGGGATTATGAAAGTGAAAATTTGATTCTTGTACTAATggtttcccttgtttttttgctttccttgttttccattttcctttcttattcGACCTATGGTTGGATCTTGGAGGCTTCTTTTAGCAGGTTCTTGGGCTTTCGCAAGGTTCCTGTTTTTCTTAGCTCCTCCCTCTATCTATGTACCCTTATCAatcttaataaaatcttcttttgctgatcaaaaaagaaaaaaaagaacgcACTTTTAGATACAGTTTTTAGCATATTGGAATCCTTATTTCAGCTAGGAAATGTGGAACCCAAAGATGGCTCGGGTTAGAGGCAACAAACAATACCACAAGTTGCTTACTTTTGCAGCCACTGCTGTTACTTCTAGGAAGTCAGCACTGACAGTACCTCAACATACTTTTTTCTGTTCTTGGGGTGACTGCAAAGTGTTATGGAGCACCATGATGGATCTACTCTGTTCATGACAGTAGTGAACTATATCACCGGCACTTTATGACAGATCAAGTTAGCACAACCCATGGTGTACAGTGCAAGACGAAAACGCTGAATTCTCCACCCAAGGAAAGGGACGTTATGGGGTTGCCATTGGAAGCTGATTCTTGTATCATGGTAGCAGTTGGACATTAAGGAGTCCGAAGGTGCTGCCTTGTAAACTAAGTTGTCCTTCGAACGAAGGATGTTAGAAAGTCACAGATGCATATGCTGTCTCTGTAAATTTGACATtataaaaatatgacaaatcACATCCCATTATGGCAGACCTGATAAAGGATTTCACAATGATAGATTCTAAAAGAAGTTATATAGACCTCAAAAATACGCATGGGGCGGTAACAATCAATCCAATGCCTCTCAATTGAAATACGTACTAGGGTCGGCCCTTTTTCTGGAAGACCTTCTAACTGAACCCATCCTTGATTGTCCATGGAGTTGGACCAGTAAAAGCCTATCTCGCATCTACGGGACTGAGGAGATGTTAGATAATACAAGTTCAATATTGGTCGGGTGTGACACGTAACAACATAAACTTTTGAGTTGGATTCAATTTCTACAATTTTCTCCATCATAATCCCAGCTTCATCCATGTTCACTGCTTGTACAATGAGACTAATAAAGTAAATCAATGTTAAATTCTCTCATATGTTGgataaaatcaactttaaaTTCAGATTCCTGAAAATGTTCagtagaaaaatgagaattaacaAGTAAATCAAAATGGTTTTATTGCCTTGGGTATGTGCAAAGAATCAATTCAATACAACTCCACAAtcctcaaccaaacaaagaaaaataaatacataattgCCTCATAAATCAACTCCATGCACAATGtattccaacaccaaaaaataaagtagCATGTGAGGATGAGACCAAAACTGAGGCCTTCGAGTAGCACGTCCAAAAAGCAGGGGAAAAACACCAGGGGACCAGGAACAGCAGCATCGTCTGAGCACCAAGAGCAAGAATTAGGCCCCAATAATAGAGGCATCAACTGAGCCAAATGGAGTAGCCTAGGATTTAGGCAACGTCATGAATGTAGCAGAAGCATCAACTTGTAGTAGATTGAGCAGTGTGAACATATAGCACATTGAGCAGTGTCATTGGCCAAACATCAACATAAAGCAGCAGCAAAGAGCATGACTAGTAATGTATCACAGCAACAGGACATGTAAAATAGAGCAGCAGCACATGACTTAAACAAACATCAGAAGATATGAAATCTTTGGCCTCAGAATAGAGACGAAAGGTCCACCAAAGCACCGACAAGAAAGCAACCAGGATATGTCCCACGCCAACTGCTTGAAGTAAGACTGTAAGACCAGGTTTTAGAATATGATGACAAGAAGGGTTGTCCAACAAGTACACAAGGAAAGGGTACATCTAACATGAGGTTATTGTGGCCGCTGAATAAGTTTTTCAACATTGCCATGATTATCTAGTAGATATATGTAACACACTACTAAAGAAGTTAATAAATTGCACTGGTGGACACTAATAAGCCTGACATGGATATCTTTCCATGCAACATCTAAAGACACTGATAGGAAGGCATTT
The sequence above is a segment of the Rhododendron vialii isolate Sample 1 chromosome 13a, ASM3025357v1 genome. Coding sequences within it:
- the LOC131312590 gene encoding prefoldin subunit 6, whose protein sequence is MGSSSAMQRELQRELEAKATELSKLQKDIAKNHQVRKKYTIQLGENELVLKELDLLNEDANVYKLIGPVLVKQDLAEANANVRKRIDYMSAELKRLDATLQGLEEKQNSKKEAILKLQQRIQSLQAGKAKA